In Juglans regia cultivar Chandler chromosome 13, Walnut 2.0, whole genome shotgun sequence, the following proteins share a genomic window:
- the LOC109003794 gene encoding cytochrome P450 89A2-like translates to METWFIIIFSLCLAALLNLLVFKKSSGNNRLPPGPLNIPIIGNFFLLRKSFSELEPILRNLHTRYGPIVTLHIGSRPAIFVANRSIAHQALVQNGAVFADRPPALPTTKILSSNQCNISSSFYGPTWRLFRRNLTSEILHPSRVKSYSRARKWVLDILLNRLESHSKTESGVVYPVRLIDHFQYAMFCLLVLMCFGDKLLETQIKEIEAIQRRLLLSFGRFNMLNFWPRLGKILFRKRWELLFNLRRDQNAILGPLIEARKRVKQERLTKAKEDAPLEDNGDDEFVVSYVDTLLDLELPEGKRKLSVEEMVSLCSEFLNAGTDTTSTALQWIMANLVKYPHVQEKLWAEIKGVVGGHAEKEVKEEDLYKMPYLKAVVLEGLRRHPPAHLVLPHAVTEDVVLEGYSVPKNATLNFMVAEMGWDPKVWEDPMAFRPERFLRGSDGGGGGEVFDITGSREIKMMPFGAGRRICPGSGLAMLHLEYFVANLVWNFEWKAVDGDDVDLSEKQEFTMVMKDPLKANLSPRL, encoded by the coding sequence ATGGAGACCTggttcatcatcatcttctcccTCTGTCTCGCAGCCCTCCTTAACCTTCTCGTCTTCAAGAAATCCTCCGGAAACAATCGGCTCCCTCCCGGACCCCTCAACATCCCCATCATCGGCAACTTCTTTTTGCTTCGCAAGTCCTTCTCCGAGCTCGAGCCCATACTCCGCAACCTCCACACCAGGTATGGCCCCATCGTTACTCTGCATATCGGCTCCCGTCCGGCTATCTTCGTCGCCAACCGCTCCATCGCCCACCAAGCCCTAGTCCAGAATGGCGCCGTCTTCGCTGATCGCCCCCCCGCCCTCCCCACTACTAAGATCCTCTCCAGCAACCAGTGCAACATCAGCTCCTCCTTCTACGGACCAACGTGGCGACTTTTCCGCCGAAACCTCACCTCCGAGATTCTCCACCCTTCGCGTGTCAAGTCCTACTCGCGCGCGCGCAAGTGGGTATTGGACATCCTTCTCAACCGCCTTGAATCTCACTCCAAGACCGAATCGGGCGTAGTTTACCCCGTCCGCCTGATTGACCACTTCCAATACGCTATGTTTTGCCTGCTGGTTCTGATGTGTTTCGGGGACAAGCTCCTCGAGACCCAGATCAAAGAAATCGAAGCCATCCAGCGTCGCCTGCTTTTGAGCTTTGGTCGCTTTAACATGCTCAATTTCTGGCCGAGGCTTGGAAAGATACTATTCCGCAAGCGTTGGGAATTGTTGTTCAACCTTCGGAGAGACCAGAATGCTATACTAGGGCCTTTGATAGAAGCGAGGAAGAGAGTGAAGCAAGAAAGGCTAACCAAGGCAAAAGAGGACGCCCCCCTAGAAGATAATGGTGATGATGAGTTTGTGGTGTCGTACGTGGATACGTTGTTGGATTTGGAGTTGCCGGAGGGGAAGAGGAAGCTTAGTGTGGAGGAAATGGTCAGCTTGTGCTCGGAGTTTCTCAACGCGGGCACGGATACAACGTCCACGGCGTTACAGTGGATCATGGCAAATTTGGTGAAATACCCCCATGTCCAAGAGAAGCTTTGGGCAGAGATCAAAGGGGTCGTTGGAGGGCATGCAGAAAAGGAGGTGAAGGAAGAGGATTTGTACAAGATGCCGTATTTGAAGGCAGTGGTTTTGGAGGGCTTAAGGCGTCACCCACCAGCGCACTTAGTGTTGCCACATGCTGTGACGGAGGATGTCGTGTTGGAAGGCTACTCGGTGCCCAAGAATGCCACTTTGAATTTCATGGTGGCAGAGATGGGCTGGGACCCGAAGGTGTGGGAAGATCCCATGGCGTTCAGGCCAGAGAGATTCTTGAGAGGTAgtgatggaggaggaggaggggaaGTGTTTGATATAACGGGAAGCAGGGAGATTAAGATGATGCCGTTTGGGGCTGGGAGGAGGATCTGTCCTGGCTCTGGTTTGGCAATGCTTCATTTGGAGTACTTTGTTGCCAATTTAGTATGGAATTTTGAGTGGAAGGCTGTGGATGGTGATGATGTTGATTTGTCAGAGAAGCAGGAGTTCACTATGGTGATGAAGGATCCATTGAAGGCCAATCTATCTCCCAGATTGTGA